The following coding sequences are from one Sphingobium sp. RAC03 window:
- a CDS encoding PilZ domain-containing protein has translation MLKSLQIGYKQRETRYPVLIPARMRAAPSWTDVVIHNLSAHGALIACDNPPDRGAYVDIRRGRQTIVGRVVWKKDRFFGIRAQGTIDIAAITNEPRLAHRPEIVNSPAASFDRRAQNRINQDADIARQLEKSRLWSSAFQSGILIAAVLFAAGCAAAEVYDALATPFSALENQL, from the coding sequence ATGCTTAAGTCCCTACAGATCGGATACAAGCAGCGCGAGACGCGATATCCTGTACTGATTCCAGCCCGAATGCGCGCGGCACCCTCATGGACGGACGTGGTCATTCATAACCTGTCGGCCCATGGCGCGCTCATTGCATGCGACAACCCGCCAGACCGCGGTGCCTATGTTGACATCCGGCGGGGCCGACAAACCATTGTAGGACGGGTAGTTTGGAAAAAGGATCGATTCTTCGGCATTCGGGCACAGGGGACGATCGACATAGCTGCGATCACCAACGAACCCCGCCTGGCGCATCGTCCGGAGATAGTGAACAGTCCTGCCGCGTCGTTCGACCGCCGCGCCCAGAATCGAATAAACCAGGATGCTGACATCGCACGACAGTTGGAGAAAAGCCGTCTCTGGTCGTCGGCATTCCAGTCCGGCATTCTCATTGCCGCAGTGCTCTTTGCTGCCGGCTGCGCTGCCGCCGAGGTATATGACGCTCTGGCAACGCCTTTTTCGGCGTTGGAAAATCAACTATAG
- a CDS encoding ATP-binding protein produces MSSDILALLEDPTRQLEAIVNNTTMAIFVMDDHQHCIFANRAAERLTGYSFSELQGQPLHDVIHNKYPDGRQYPLEECPIDQAFPERAQMQGHETFVHKDGSFFPVAFTASPIADDAGIPIGTIIEVRPIAEEQEQRETLAMLNQTGQALAAEVDLQRIVQMVTDAGVSLTGAQFGAFFYNVLGEGSEKYLLYTLSGAERSHFENFGMPRATAVFAPTFTGEGVIRSDDILADERYGKNEPHHGMPKGHLPVRSYLAVPVQSRSGEVIGGLFFGHSSPGVFKKHHEELMVGIAAQAAIGVDNARLYDELKHLNESLERRIQEAVAERVQAEEALRQAQKMEAVGQLTGGIAHDFNNLLAGISGGLEVIERRLAQGRTDGIEKFITGAQTSAQRAAALTQRLLAFSRRQTLDPKPTDVNRLVFGMEDLIRRTVGPQITVEVVGAGGLWLAKVDAAQLESALLNLAINARDAMPDGGRLTIETANKWLDNRAARERDLPPGQYLSVCVTDTGTGIPVDIRDRIFDPFFTTKPIGQGTGLGLSMIHGFVRQSGGQVRVYSEDDHGTTMCVYLPRYSGSLDHEPVHGDVAIEEVGSGETVLVIDDEPTVRMLIVDVLEEAGYKALEAEDGPSGLKILQSDVRIDLLITDVGLPGGMNGRQVADAARVQRPALKILFVTGFAENAAVGNGHLEPGMDVITKPFVMTELANKISEMIDT; encoded by the coding sequence ATGAGTTCAGATATCTTGGCGTTGTTGGAGGACCCGACGCGTCAGCTCGAAGCTATCGTGAACAATACGACGATGGCAATCTTTGTAATGGACGATCATCAGCACTGCATCTTTGCAAACCGGGCGGCAGAGCGGCTGACTGGCTACAGCTTCAGCGAACTGCAAGGGCAGCCGCTGCACGATGTTATCCACAATAAATATCCTGATGGACGCCAATATCCCCTTGAGGAATGCCCGATCGATCAGGCCTTCCCTGAGCGTGCGCAGATGCAAGGGCACGAGACATTTGTTCACAAAGATGGTAGCTTTTTTCCGGTTGCGTTCACCGCAAGCCCGATCGCCGACGACGCTGGCATTCCTATTGGAACGATCATCGAGGTACGGCCGATCGCTGAGGAACAGGAACAGCGAGAGACCCTCGCGATGCTCAACCAGACGGGGCAAGCGCTCGCAGCTGAGGTCGATCTCCAGCGCATCGTGCAGATGGTCACCGACGCTGGCGTCTCTCTGACCGGCGCGCAGTTCGGAGCGTTCTTCTATAACGTCCTGGGTGAGGGGAGCGAGAAATATCTACTCTATACGCTCTCGGGTGCGGAACGTTCGCATTTCGAGAATTTTGGTATGCCGCGCGCGACCGCTGTGTTCGCGCCGACCTTCACGGGTGAAGGGGTCATTCGGTCAGACGACATTCTAGCGGATGAGCGATACGGTAAGAATGAGCCGCACCATGGCATGCCCAAAGGACATTTGCCTGTCCGCAGCTATCTTGCGGTGCCCGTCCAGTCTCGATCGGGTGAGGTAATTGGGGGGTTATTCTTTGGCCATTCCAGCCCCGGTGTGTTCAAGAAGCATCATGAAGAGCTTATGGTCGGGATAGCAGCGCAGGCGGCGATCGGGGTTGATAATGCTCGGCTTTATGATGAACTCAAACATTTGAACGAATCCTTGGAACGCCGCATCCAAGAAGCCGTCGCTGAGCGGGTGCAGGCTGAAGAGGCGTTGCGGCAGGCACAGAAGATGGAAGCCGTGGGGCAGTTAACCGGGGGCATCGCGCATGACTTCAATAATCTTCTTGCCGGGATTTCCGGGGGTCTCGAAGTCATCGAGCGAAGGCTTGCACAAGGCCGCACTGATGGTATCGAAAAGTTTATTACCGGGGCGCAAACCTCGGCGCAACGTGCAGCGGCCCTGACCCAGCGACTACTGGCTTTTTCGCGACGCCAGACGCTTGATCCCAAACCAACGGACGTCAACCGGCTGGTGTTCGGCATGGAGGACCTTATTCGACGGACCGTTGGTCCGCAAATTACCGTCGAAGTGGTTGGTGCGGGTGGCCTGTGGCTGGCGAAGGTCGACGCGGCACAGTTGGAAAGTGCACTACTCAATCTGGCGATCAACGCCCGCGACGCTATGCCGGACGGCGGGCGACTAACAATCGAGACAGCGAACAAGTGGCTGGATAATCGGGCGGCGCGCGAGCGTGACCTGCCGCCGGGTCAGTATTTGTCGGTGTGTGTGACTGATACCGGTACAGGCATTCCTGTTGACATTCGCGATCGCATTTTCGATCCCTTTTTCACGACCAAGCCTATTGGGCAAGGCACCGGCCTCGGCTTGTCGATGATCCACGGCTTTGTGCGTCAGTCGGGGGGACAGGTGCGGGTCTATTCGGAAGATGACCATGGTACTACGATGTGCGTCTACCTGCCGCGCTATTCGGGGTCTCTGGATCATGAACCAGTCCACGGTGACGTTGCGATCGAAGAGGTAGGTTCGGGAGAGACCGTCCTTGTCATTGATGATGAACCCACTGTCCGCATGCTTATCGTCGATGTGCTGGAAGAAGCAGGGTATAAGGCTCTGGAAGCAGAAGACGGTCCGTCAGGCCTTAAAATCCTTCAAAGCGACGTGCGTATCGACCTCTTGATAACCGATGTTGGGCTGCCGGGCGGGATGAATGGCCGTCAGGTCGCCGATGCCGCAAGAGTGCAACGGCCCGCTCTGAAGATACTCTTCGTCACAGGATTTGCCGAAAATGCCGCAGTAGGCAACGGCCATCTCGAACCGGGGATGGACGTCATCACCAAGCCCTTCGTGATGACGGAATTGGCAAACAAGATCAGTGAAATGATCGACACGTGA
- a CDS encoding YciE/YciF ferroxidase family protein, with protein sequence MSKPEDLKDLYIDELKDLWSANDQMLRVLKKIGKQASDEKLQQMLTKSQEGIASHTDIVKQLIANAGEKVSKEHCKGMEGLVAEATKHVLEEGPDKGPALDAVIITQYQRMTHYGIAGFGTAASFAGTLGLKDDQKQLKAATKEIYGGDEYMTRLAETTVNIGAKEE encoded by the coding sequence ATGTCTAAACCGGAAGACCTCAAAGACCTGTACATCGACGAGCTCAAGGACTTGTGGTCTGCAAATGATCAGATGCTGCGCGTGCTGAAAAAGATCGGCAAGCAGGCGTCAGATGAAAAGCTGCAGCAGATGCTCACGAAATCACAGGAAGGCATCGCCAGCCATACCGATATCGTCAAGCAGCTGATCGCCAACGCAGGCGAGAAAGTATCGAAGGAGCATTGCAAAGGCATGGAGGGCCTGGTGGCGGAAGCGACCAAGCATGTCCTGGAAGAAGGCCCAGATAAGGGACCAGCACTCGATGCTGTGATCATCACCCAGTATCAGCGAATGACGCACTATGGCATCGCGGGCTTTGGGACCGCTGCCTCATTCGCAGGCACGCTGGGGCTAAAAGACGATCAGAAACAGCTGAAAGCAGCGACCAAGGAAATATACGGTGGCGATGAATATATGACACGGCTTGCCGAAACGACTGTCAACATCGGCGCCAAGGAAGAATAA
- a CDS encoding response regulator, with protein sequence MMDQLETAAGYNFASGHNPPPIDNARDAYRMPGVPLDAHILVIEDDAMIAWMVESLLEDLGFSAISLAASGEDAVAAALVRAPGLIISDIHLGPGMDGVAAAATIVSACSAPVIFITGYSIAQARPRVEAAVQGASLLRKPIQSAELETVIVHAFSARGAH encoded by the coding sequence ATGATGGATCAATTAGAAACTGCTGCCGGATATAATTTCGCAAGCGGCCATAATCCGCCGCCCATTGACAACGCGCGTGACGCCTATCGAATGCCAGGCGTACCGCTCGATGCGCATATCCTTGTGATTGAGGATGATGCGATGATCGCGTGGATGGTTGAGAGTTTGCTTGAGGATTTAGGCTTCAGTGCAATTAGTCTGGCTGCCAGCGGTGAGGACGCCGTCGCCGCTGCGTTGGTTCGTGCGCCGGGCCTGATTATATCCGACATTCACCTTGGGCCTGGCATGGACGGCGTGGCCGCCGCCGCAACCATCGTGTCTGCTTGTTCGGCTCCGGTGATTTTCATCACTGGCTACAGCATTGCGCAGGCTCGGCCGCGCGTGGAGGCGGCCGTTCAAGGTGCGTCCTTGTTGCGCAAGCCGATCCAGTCCGCCGAACTGGAAACCGTTATCGTTCACGCGTTCTCCGCACGCGGAGCGCACTGA
- a CDS encoding sensor histidine kinase: protein MLDGYFPSRYARGMSQLHDLRSESLGSVLRTALDAVVVMRTDGTIAGWNDVAERTFGWSFRDASGRRMSDLIIPERFRADHEKGLAHFLATGEGPVLNQHIEIHALHRDGRELPVELSITQKSQFGEPVFLGFLRDISERHEAALRQDLMIGELNHRVKNLLGVVAGIAHMTAKSSGSLADFEPAFSGRLMALGKAHEILTAATWERASLQTLVDDLLGTMATADPPRAIAIGPNILLEPKHVLSVSMILHELMTNALKYGALSVPNGHISLSWTVDHKRLSIEWLETGLALLEQPQRKGFGTKMIERTVAHELKGTSEAHWRPDGLAFRFSFTPQTTGG, encoded by the coding sequence ATGTTGGACGGGTATTTCCCCAGCAGGTACGCACGCGGCATGAGCCAGTTGCATGATCTTCGAAGCGAAAGCCTTGGCTCCGTCTTGAGAACCGCGCTGGACGCTGTCGTAGTAATGCGTACCGATGGCACGATAGCTGGATGGAACGACGTAGCGGAGAGAACCTTTGGCTGGTCATTCCGCGATGCCAGCGGCAGACGGATGAGCGACCTGATCATTCCCGAGCGGTTTCGGGCTGACCATGAAAAAGGTCTGGCGCATTTTCTCGCAACAGGAGAAGGGCCGGTCCTGAACCAGCATATCGAAATTCACGCCCTGCATCGCGATGGCCGCGAACTACCCGTCGAGCTGTCGATTACACAGAAGAGCCAGTTCGGCGAACCCGTTTTCCTCGGGTTTCTGCGCGACATTAGCGAGCGACATGAGGCGGCTCTACGACAGGATCTGATGATCGGGGAGCTTAATCATCGCGTTAAAAATTTGTTGGGCGTCGTGGCAGGGATTGCGCACATGACTGCAAAATCCAGTGGTTCGCTAGCCGACTTTGAGCCTGCCTTTTCCGGACGACTGATGGCGCTGGGGAAGGCGCATGAAATTCTGACAGCAGCGACCTGGGAGCGCGCATCGCTGCAGACACTGGTCGACGATTTGCTGGGCACGATGGCAACTGCCGACCCTCCTCGCGCGATAGCGATTGGTCCAAACATCCTTCTGGAGCCCAAGCACGTGCTCAGTGTCAGTATGATCTTGCATGAGCTCATGACCAATGCCCTGAAATACGGTGCCCTGTCTGTCCCGAACGGCCATATTTCCTTAAGCTGGACAGTAGACCACAAGAGGTTATCGATCGAGTGGTTGGAAACGGGGCTGGCGTTGTTGGAGCAGCCGCAACGAAAGGGCTTTGGCACAAAGATGATAGAGCGAACCGTAGCGCACGAACTTAAAGGTACATCAGAAGCGCACTGGCGGCCCGACGGGCTGGCCTTTAGGTTTTCGTTCACCCCCCAGACGACAGGTGGGTGA
- a CDS encoding DUF3616 domain-containing protein has protein sequence MNDIWSSGWSAPAVPIERIVLQFGKGKKKKALRNFSAGTRVGNSLFLGADEHADIDRLSRSAAGDWSEHAQFSLGDLLPLADPDQEVDLEGLSADDGWLWVLGSHARARPKVENAKDERIDLRLLADLKDTRARCLLGRIPLVEHLGTHHPVRIDGHRRAGVLPQGRDGNALAAALVRDPLIAPFTKIPAKEGGVDIEGIAVVGTRVALGMRGPVIGGHGVILELEVGVSGQGVLGLEGDPVRRLVALEGLGVRDLKRIGDDLLILAGPTTGLSGPCAIYRWPGWVNDPPHDPSKVHLHRPERLLELPFGRGSDHPEGLALWKLEDGAMGLMVIYDSPSPQRVDVDARSITADVFRLP, from the coding sequence ATGAATGACATTTGGTCGAGCGGTTGGAGCGCACCGGCTGTGCCTATCGAGCGGATTGTCCTTCAATTTGGCAAAGGCAAGAAGAAGAAAGCGCTTCGAAACTTTTCTGCGGGCACGCGGGTCGGCAATAGCCTTTTTCTTGGCGCAGATGAACATGCCGATATCGATCGCTTGAGCCGATCGGCCGCGGGCGATTGGAGCGAGCACGCGCAGTTCAGTCTGGGCGATTTACTGCCCTTAGCCGATCCGGACCAAGAAGTAGATTTAGAGGGTTTAAGTGCGGACGATGGATGGCTGTGGGTTCTGGGCAGCCATGCGCGCGCCCGCCCAAAGGTGGAAAATGCCAAAGACGAGCGGATCGATTTGCGGCTGCTTGCCGACTTGAAGGATACGCGCGCGCGCTGCCTTCTCGGGCGCATTCCGCTTGTCGAGCATTTAGGGACCCATCATCCCGTTCGTATCGATGGGCACAGACGGGCGGGCGTTCTTCCGCAGGGCCGCGACGGCAACGCCCTGGCCGCTGCACTTGTCCGGGACCCGCTGATCGCACCATTTACAAAAATTCCCGCAAAGGAGGGCGGGGTCGATATCGAAGGCATCGCGGTGGTTGGTACACGTGTTGCTCTAGGCATGCGCGGGCCAGTCATAGGGGGGCATGGCGTCATCCTCGAATTGGAAGTCGGTGTTTCAGGTCAGGGTGTACTGGGGCTTGAGGGCGATCCCGTGCGCAGGCTCGTCGCGTTAGAGGGCTTGGGCGTGCGGGATCTTAAGCGCATAGGCGATGACCTACTAATCCTGGCAGGACCAACGACCGGGCTCAGCGGTCCCTGCGCTATCTATCGCTGGCCAGGATGGGTGAACGACCCGCCCCATGATCCATCCAAGGTGCACCTTCATCGCCCGGAGCGCCTTCTGGAACTCCCGTTCGGTCGCGGGTCGGATCATCCTGAGGGGCTGGCCCTGTGGAAGCTGGAGGACGGCGCAATGGGTCTCATGGTCATTTACGATAGTCCATCTCCGCAGCGCGTCGATGTCGATGCAAGGTCCATTACCGCTGACGTCTTTCGCTTGCCCTGA
- a CDS encoding DUF1206 domain-containing protein — protein sequence MNYNERMTLFARIGFAARGLVYMLIGWFALDVAVNGGQPMDNQGALGALANAPLGHILLGICALGFAGYAVWRLTEAIMDPEKRSRDGKGKLERVAYALSGLTHLVLATAAARLALKQSSAQEGSPGDRSAESWSAWLLEQPGGTFLLVFVGMLLFVVAAAQALKAYKGRFDELDGDVPAPDYVRWIGRLGYAARALIFALISWFVITAALNHDADRAGGLGEALKQLRAQDYGAVILGVVAFGLGLFGLFSLIEAKYRRIKVTKPNFSK from the coding sequence ATGAATTACAATGAACGGATGACCTTATTTGCGCGTATCGGCTTTGCGGCGCGCGGCTTGGTATATATGCTGATTGGCTGGTTCGCGCTGGACGTTGCGGTAAACGGCGGCCAACCCATGGACAACCAGGGTGCATTGGGTGCATTAGCCAACGCCCCGCTAGGACACATATTGCTCGGGATTTGCGCGCTGGGGTTCGCTGGCTATGCCGTTTGGCGGTTAACCGAGGCAATTATGGACCCCGAGAAGCGCAGCCGCGATGGTAAGGGCAAGTTGGAACGCGTGGCGTATGCCTTAAGCGGGCTTACCCACCTCGTGCTTGCTACTGCGGCGGCACGGCTCGCGCTCAAACAGTCGTCCGCGCAGGAAGGCAGTCCGGGCGATCGGAGTGCGGAAAGCTGGTCGGCCTGGTTGCTCGAACAGCCAGGCGGCACGTTCCTCCTGGTCTTTGTTGGGATGCTACTTTTTGTTGTTGCGGCCGCGCAGGCACTGAAGGCGTACAAGGGGCGATTCGACGAGCTAGACGGGGATGTTCCTGCGCCCGACTATGTGCGCTGGATCGGACGCTTAGGATATGCTGCCCGCGCCTTGATATTCGCCCTGATTAGCTGGTTCGTGATTACGGCCGCGCTCAATCACGATGCGGACCGGGCGGGTGGTCTGGGAGAGGCGCTGAAGCAATTGCGGGCGCAAGATTATGGCGCAGTTATTTTAGGGGTGGTCGCGTTTGGCTTGGGACTCTTTGGTCTGTTCAGCCTGATCGAGGCCAAATATCGCCGAATTAAGGTCACGAAGCCAAATTTTTCCAAGTAG